From Candidatus Thermodiscus eudorianus:
CAATACCTAAAACAAAACAACATAACCAAGATAACAGGAGACGCTAAAATAAGAGACCTAGCGTACTACTACCAGGTGAAAACGATATTACCAATAGTTAAAAATAAGCAAAATCTAATAGTAATATATAGAGAAAATCTTAGATACGGATATAAACTAAACTCAAACATACACACAAACAATATAAAACAAATAAAACAAACATTATATAAAGAAGATATAATATATACGACAGGGAAGACATGGATACTCCAATACTCAAACTAGAAAATATAACAATCAAAAAAGGACCAGAAATAATACTAGAGAACATAAACCTAGCATTTAAGCCAGGGGATTACGCTTGCATATATGGAAGAAGTGGATCGGGAAAAACAAGTCTCCTACGAGTGATGGCGTTACTCGAAAAACCATATGAGGGAAAACTAGAGATAAACGGGGAAACAATAAACTGGAATAACCAAGAACAATTAATCCGCCACAGACGATATACTATAGGCTACATACCCCAACACAATAATCTTATACCTCAACTAACAGTAGAGGAAAACATACTACTTCCCATAATAATAAATCGAACTCTAACCCAGCAGATAATAAATATATTTAAAACAATAGTTAAAAAACTAGAAATAGAGAACCTCCTAGACCGCTATCCTCGTCAGTTAAGCGGAGGACAGCAAAGACGAGCAATAATAGCAAGAGCGTTGATAAAAAAACCGGAGATAATCCTAGCAGACGAACCGCTAGCAGGGTTAGACGAAGATCTTGCAAAGAAGATCATACAATTATTTAAACAATATATAAATGATGAAAGTATAGTTGTTCATGCAACACCAGATACTTCGATAAAAGCGCCGTGTA
This genomic window contains:
- a CDS encoding ATP-binding cassette domain-containing protein, translated to MDTPILKLENITIKKGPEIILENINLAFKPGDYACIYGRSGSGKTSLLRVMALLEKPYEGKLEINGETINWNNQEQLIRHRRYTIGYIPQHNNLIPQLTVEENILLPIIINRTLTQQIINIFKTIVKKLEIENLLDRYPRQLSGGQQRRAIIARALIKKPEIILADEPLAGLDEDLAKKIIQLFKQYINDESIVVHATPDTSIKAPCTHTYIIK